Proteins encoded together in one Argiope bruennichi chromosome 1, qqArgBrue1.1, whole genome shotgun sequence window:
- the LOC129975344 gene encoding uncharacterized protein LOC129975344, translating to MKRAAQATGVSEGTIRKIKNEVSTLDKTEVLSTSGKHRKRPIDRNCEIDDFDKCVIRQTVQDFYVQQKKVPSLRKLLPVLREKLNFHWNKESLRKVLHSMNFRWKKCANKRKFLIERPDIVFWRNNYLRKMRQYRKSKCQIVFIDETWVDSNLTFRKCWQSDTISGAEINVNSKNRLIIVHAGSSTGFIPGAQLIYKASTKTGDYHGQMNYENFEKWVLEKLIPNLRPKSVVCMDNAPYHTKVANPTPTKYSTKKEMTDWLINNGIECDMKMRKAELYSLIDRNRRKEIIYKIDSIIKENGHYVLRLPPYHCDLNAIEYVWSSVKRLIKERNITGDLSLENLQNLLCDALGGVSSKEWEAHCRHVEKLENSYWEKDGILEEVVDELVVQIGSTESDSDSEETESCDSDSEFF from the coding sequence ATGAAAAGAGCTGCTCAGGCGACTGGAGTGTCGGAAGGCactattaggaaaattaaaaatgaagtttcgacACTGGACAAAACGGAAGTTTTGAGTACTTCTGGAAAGCACCGTAAAAGGCCTATTGACCGAAATTGTGAAATTGACGACTTCGACAAATGTGTTATTCGTCAAACAGTTCAAGATTTTTACGTCCAGCAAAAGAAAGTgccttctttaagaaaattacttcccGTATTGAGAGAGAAGttgaattttcattggaataagGAATCATTGAGGAAAGTTTTGCATTCAATGAATTTTCGCTGGAAGAAATGcgcgaataaaagaaaatttctcatcgAAAGACCTGATATTGTGTTTTGGAGAAACAACTACTTGCGAAAAATGAGGCAGTACAGAAAAAGTAAATGCCAgatagttttcattgatgaaacgTGGGTCGACAGTAATCTAACATTTAGAAAATGCTGGCAAAGTGATACAATTTCAGGAgccgaaataaatgtaaattccaaAAATCGATTGATCATTGTGCATGCTGGCTCGTCCACGGGATTTATTCCTGGCgctcaattaatttacaaagcgtCAACTAAAACTGGTGATTATCATGgccaaatgaattatgaaaattttgagaaatgggtGTTGGAAAAACTCATTCCAAATTTGCGCCCAAAAAGTGTCGTGTGCATGGACAATGCTCCATATCACACAAAAGTTGCAAATCCGACACCTACCAAATACAGTACGAAGAAAGAAATGACCGATTGGCTGATTAATAACGGAATAGAATGCGATATGAAAATGAGGAAAGCGGAACTGTATTCGCTAATTGATAGGAATCGCCGTaaagaaatcatatataaaattgacagcataataaaagaaaatgggcaTTATGTCTTGCGACTTCCCCCCTACCATTGCGATTTAAATGCGATTGAATACGTTTGGTCTTCAGTCAAAAGACTCATCAAAGAGAGAAATATAACAGGAGACTTAAGTTTAGAAAACTTACAGAATCTGTTGTGCGATGCTTTGGGCGGAGTGTCTTCCAAGGAATGGGAGGCTCATTGCCGTCATgtggaaaaacttgaaaattcttattgggaaaaagatggaattttagagGAAGTAGTAGACGAACTGGTAGTTCAAATTGGAAGTACTGAATCGGATTCCGATTCAGAAGAAACGGAATCATGTGACagtgattcagaatttttttaa